tctagaggAGTAGGACTTTGCCAAATGGAACAGGGGTGGGCagagctgggtgggggggggaggggactgcCCCTCACCCACTGTGCTGGGGATCCCACCCCACCTCAGGTGCAGTGGGCACCCCTGAAGCTCAGTGGCAgtggggggaggctggggaggtgtAGTCAGCGCAGGGCCCGTTCTGGGGGTGCTGCCCTCTGTACCCACCTTCACCCCACAGTCCAGCCACCCACTTGGGGCCCAGTCCCGCCCCTCCTCCCTATGGAAGGAGCAGTAAGTGGTTTTCTGGATGAAGATGGGTTGTCTGTGTGGGTCTGTGCCCTCACCTGCAGGCcggcttcctcccctccctctccagagAACCAGAGCTCTGGGTGGGAAAGGCTGCGGGCTGTGCACTGGTGCccctctcatttcatcctcactccatccttttctttttttttttttttaagattttatttatttgaacgaGTGAGCGCAcaagatggggggaggggcaggctccctgctgagcaggatccaggatcatgacctgagcccaatgcacttaatggactgagccacccaggtgcccttcactcTGTCCCTCTGCCAGGTTGTGGGGGGGGCCTCTACccttgaggaaactgaggcacagatgatGAGCACAGGTGACCCGGGTCAGGGTCAGCACACCGCACTCATGGAAGGTGGGGCCGGGACCAGAGCTGGGGCTGACTCGGGGTCCCTTCCTCTCTATGGCACAGGAGCTAAGCGGCCATGGCCTACCACAGCTTCCTGGTGGAGCCCATCAGCTGCCACGCCTGGAACAAGGACCGCACCCGTGAGTGCTGCGCGCAACCCACCGGATGACGTGGGGCGGGGGCCCCCGGACTGTGTGCGGGCAGTAAAACAGCCAGGCGCCCTGGACTGGGGCTCGGAGGGCTGGCCGGCCCCCTCCTGCGCCTCCAGTCCTGAGGGTGTAAGAGGGACGAGCCCTGGGAACGTGCAGGGGCAGCCAGCGAGGGGCACTTGAGTGGAGGCCAGAGCACAGCCCTGCGTCCAGCTCGGGTGCAGGTCCTGCTCGGGCTCCCAGACCGGGGGTGGgtcgggggtggtggtggaatgAAGACAGCCTGGAGAGAAACACGAGAGGATGAGGGGAAAGCACTGGAGGCAGAGGCGCTGGTTTAGAACAGGTGGCCAGCGGGTCTTTTGGAGGTGAGGGAGGCAGCCATGCCATAGGCCCCACAGCGGGAGAGCCCGGCATTGTCAGGAACAGCAAGCAGCCCAGGGCTGGAgttggggagcagaggggggTAGCTCCCCTGCTGTGGTGGTGCCTGCGGGTAGTGGGTACTGGTGAAGGATGGCTAgtcccggggagggggggtggcagGGTGCTTCAAGGAACTCTGCACCAAGGCAGGGGGTGAAGGACCACATGTTGCCCAAGTGGCGTGAAGGGTGCTCCTGGTAGAGGGGTGTCATGAGGGAAGGGGGAACCAGGGCATGCACCCCACCTCCTACTACCTACCCCTACCCTTCTCTCCTGCAGAGATTGCCATCTGCCCCAACAACCACGAGGTGCACATCTATGAGAAGAGTGGGGCCAAGTGGGTCAAGGTGCATGAGCTCAAGGAGCACAATGGGCAGGTGACAGGTATGTCAGACTGACTGGGATCACTCTCTTGAAAGGAGATGGGATGATGCAGGGCCAGCCAGTCACTCTCCCAATCACTGTGTTAGGATAGTTTGGGTTGCGAGTAACACAACCAGTATTTCAAACTGGCTTAAGTTACAAAGGGATGATGTTGGCTTATGTTACTGAAAAACTGAAGATGTTTCTGGGCTTCAGGAAAGGCTTGATCCAGCAGCTCAGCTCAGCATTAGCAAGAACTCATTTATTTCCTGTCTCTTGGCTTTCCAGCACATTTGGTGATATTTGGGAGCCGTAACTCTCAGTATCAGTTCTACAGGCATCCCGTGGAGCAGCTCTCATCCAAATTATGGCCTCTTAAGCCCCTCCTATGTGGATGCCAGAGCCACCTCTGCTTGGATGGCTTCAGCCTGTTTCCTCCCCACTCCACAGGCATTGACTGGGCCCCTGAGAGTAACCGAATTGTGACCTGTGGCACAGACCGCAATGCCTATGTATGGACGCTGAAGGGCCGCACATGGAAGCCCACACTAGTCATCCTGCGGATCAACCGGGCTGCCCGCTGTGTGCGCTGGGCCCCCCATGAGAACAAGTTTGCTGTGGGAAGTGGCTCCCGTGTCATCTCCATCTGCTATTTTGAGCAGGAAAATGACTGGTGAGTGCCCAGGCAGGGTCAGAGTCAGTTTGGAGGGATCCCGGGGCCACCGACCAAAAGATGTTGGGACTAGTGTCCCAGAAAGTACTGGATAGAGTTTCAGGAACCTTGTTCACATGACACAGGGGAAGAATGTCCTCTCTGGACCTTGTAGGGGAGGCAAGGAACACTCCCACAGCCCTCAGTAATGAGGGCACAGACCACAGCAGGACCACCTCTGTGGGCACTACACAAGGCCCTGCACAAAGCCTGGTACTCACTCCCTGACCGCCCCTTGGGCTGGGCATCGGTTGTCCCCACTTTTCAGATGAGCAAAGTAAGGCCCCATAAGGTCACTTGTCCAAGATGTCCAGCCTGTCATGGTCCAGGGCCACATCATCATCTTTTTCCCTGGGTCCCTGTAGGCAGAGCCTAGGCTGGAATCTGGGAGACCTGAAATCGAATTCTGCCCTGGCCAATTAGCTGCTGTGTGACTGAGCCGGTCCCAGGGTTGTCATGAAGCTTAagggagaccagggatggagttcCCACCTGGAGGGCACCCAGTACCCTACCAGCCCGATCCAGGCCCCTCCCTCTGGGGACCTTGGGGGTCTGCAGGGCCCCGTGGGAGTGTGGAGTCCCTGGGGTGCTGAAGCTACCAGTTCCCCTCCCCTCCGTGTATCCAGGTGGGTGTGCAAGCACATCAAGAAGCCCATTCGCTCCACGGTCCTCAGCCTGGACTGGCACCCCAACAATGTGCTCTTGGCCGCGGGCTCGTGTGACTTCAAGTGCAGGTGAGCCGTGTCAGCCCAGGAACCGGGGACTGGAAGGTGGAGGGAGCCCTGCGGGGGGATCTGGGGCCTCAGTCTTGTATCTGTGATGTTTACTTTTGGAGGGGTCACCACTGGGTCCTGTCTCCAGGCCATGGAGAGGCTTGGCAGGATGCACCGCACCCCTTACCACTGCTTAATGGCGGTGAGAACTCTTTCCTAGGCCCTCCTGTCCTTGTTTCCTTGTCTACCATCGCAAGGACAAGGAGTGGCTTCTACCTTCTCACACTAAGGCATACATGACCGAGAAGCAACACACCTGCCTTGTCACCTTGGGCCTGGAATGTAGTCTCCAGTTGCCATTGGCTGTTTTTATTTCTGGGTGCAGCTCCTGTGGGCCTCCCaaggcctgggtctctgctccgGCAGGCACCAGGACGCCTTTGGAGGCCCCAGACATAGAGACAGTAATGTCCTGCTGAGGCTCTGTTGGCGGGTGGGGAGCTGGTGATCTGTCCTGTCCGGTGACCCCAAGCTGGCCCTGGGACAGAGAGGGCGTTAATGTGTGCTGGCTAGAGCTGCGGGAAGGCGGTCTGGGCTGGCAAGttgcagagcagggaggaggagaagcgtCCCAAGGGCCGGCTGCGGAGCATAGGCGCCAGCATGGTGGAGACCAGGACAGCCCCAGGGGCTGTGTCAGTGTTGTTAGTCCTCAGATgagggccccagggccctgggagttCATGGGGGACCTCCTGGCCCCATTCTGCTGCACGAGGGCACCGAGGCCCAGATTGGCCCAAGCATGAGGACTCAGGCCATGAAGagctggctctggttcccaccagtTCCGGGCTGAGCACTGACCTCACCGGGTGGGTCTGGGAGAGACGCCCCAGTCATGGAGGTCTGTTTCTTGCTCTGCCCTGGCAGGATCTTCTCGGCCTACATCAAGGAGGTGGAGGAGCGGCCAGCACCCACCCCGTGGGGCTCCAAGATGCCCTTTGGGGAGCTGATGTTTGAGTCTAGCAGTAGCTGTGGCTGGGTGCACGGCGTCTGCTTTTCGGCCAGTGGTAGCCGCGTGGCCTGGGTCAGCCACGACAGCACCATGTGCCTAGCCGATGCCGACAAGAAAATGGCGTGAGTAAAGGCCatggggggcagcaggggggtgacgggcacagggcaggaggggctggagcGGCtgacctctctgtctctctctctcagtgttgCCACTCTGGCCTCTGAAACGCTGCCACTGCTGGCCCTGACCTTCATCACAGAAAACAGTCTGGTGGCAGCGgtgaggcggggagggggagagtgggaaagggagagagggaggggtgcTGATGAGGGTGGCCCTTTACTGgttccctgctccccctcccccagcccctagtctttttttccttcctggtccAAATAGGCTGGGAGGGGCCACCTGGTCTCTAGCATGCTCCCTGGCTGCTGtgaagggagaagggggagcaGAAAATTGTGCCCTGCACTCTAGGGTTTCTGCTTCCCTACTAACTCTGGCTATGTGGGGGCAGCACAGTTGGGAACACACATCCAGAAGGGCACtgccctccctccttctgcccactGATCTCTCCAATCCCTTTTCACCCCTCAACAAACCTCAGGTCCCCGGGGGGGTGGGGCCAGGGGGGGATCAGGCCTGGTTTGCCTACAGAAGCATTCAGCTATGGGTGTTTGCCCAGAGTGGGTGTAACCAGTTGGGCAGGGCAGAAGGTCCCCAAGCTTCTAGGAGAGTCTTGGACAAGTTTTCTCAACTGGGCGTTGGCCTTGCCAGGGGAGGGGGCACCCCTAGATGCTCACCCCCAGCATGTGGTCCCTGTTGGTATGCCTGGCGTCAGCGTAGCTGTCTCTGAACTGGCACTGGCTTCCCAGTAGCTCCACCCAGGTCCTGCCACCCGGCTTCTGGCCAGACAGCCCCCATCTGTGTCACGCCTGGTCTCCAGCCTGTTGACTCACACAGAAGATAGGGGTGCTGTGCCAGCCCTCGGGCCTGCTCCAATGATACCCCCACCCTATTGCAGGGCCACGACTGTTTTCCGGTGCTGTTTACCTATGACAGCACCACAGGGACACTGAGTTCTGGTGGGCGGCTGGACGTGCCCAAGCAGAGCTCACAGCGTGGCCTGACCGCCCGAGAGCGCTTCCAGAACCTGGACAAGAAGGCGAGCTCAGAGGGCAGCGTGGCTTCTGGCTCCGGCCTGGACTCACTGCATAAGAACAGCGTGAGGTGAGAGCGGGACTGATGCCACTGGGAGGAGAAATAAAGCCAAAGTAGGGGCTGGGGGCCCTGACTGAGGAAATGGGGTGACCCTCTAGGTTGCACAAAAATAACATCGGGCCAGGATGCAAACCCAGCAGTGGGTGTGCTCTGCATTTTTTGAAGAAGGTCTGTGGGATGACCAGAGGGCACCCAACCCTGcagggcagggctgaggctgAAGTGGTCCTGCTGTTGCCTCCTTGTGCAACTAGGCAGGATGAAGAGAAACTATCCACAACGCTCCAATCCTGCCAGCCACAGGTGTCCACCCTGCAGCAACCTGGGAAGACTTCCTGACTTGGCCCCTTGGCTGGGTGACCCCCTCCCATGGCTATCAGGCCGTGTTTTCAGACTAACCCCTGAGCCCAGCCTTCAGGGCTTATTGGAATGACCCCGCATGTCCTCCCAGCTCCAGGTTTTGCTTTTTGCCCCCATCCTGCTCCACGGTCACCCTGGACATTACCCCACACACGTGATTCATGCCGTTGCACATCTGGTTCTATTTCCCTGGATTTCCCTTGGCACCTTGCACATTCCTGCTCCTCCTCAAAGCAGACTCATGCAACCCCGCGGGCCACctcccaggctctgtgctgagcaccccAACTGTACATCCCAGTGCTTCTCACTGGAGTTAGCTGCTCCCCAGAGGGCAAGCAGGGCTCCAGCTGGGACCCGTCAAGCCCCCCTCTTCTTTGCAGCCAGATCTCGGTGCTCAGCGGGGGCAAGGCTGAGTGCTCACAGTTCTGCACCACAGGAATGGATGGTGGCATGAGCATCTGGGATGTGAAGGTGAGTCCTAGCCCACCATGGCCCTTCCTCCCCCTCGTCCTCCCTGGAAAGCCCTCTCCGTCCCTACAGAAGAAAGGCACTTCTTTGGGATGAAGAAGGGGGAAGAGTAGCACCACCCTGGGCACCTCCCTTTAGGGCTGGATTAAAACCAAGTCTGTCCAGCTCCAAAGCCCAGGTTCTCTGTCCTCTGCCTGGCTGGAGCTGGGATGGCGGTGAGTGGGACCACCGTGAGAACTAGCCTGTCTGTTCTGCTGTCTCTTTCCAGAGCTTGGAATCAGCCTTGAAGGACCTCAAGATCAAATGACCCATGAGGAATATGTTGCCCTCATCCCCACTGCTGGGGAAGGGGGTCAAGAAGGCTAAGGGTCGCTTTGCTGAATGTTTTTAGGGTAGTAGTCTGGGTCCCCCTGGAGACTGCTCCAGCCAGAGGGGAGGGcaaagtggggaggggagggaagcttTTCTTACCTATTGAAGGAACATAGGTCTTTTTGTcagagaaatgttttcatttattgttaaaaacaaaaatgttcccAAAGCACTGTGCTGGTCATGAACTGCTTCAAAAACATGGAGGTAATAAAAAAGCAATCTTAGAACTGGTCTCCTGTGTTTGGGAGAAGTCCGTATTTGCATGGGCACAGGTAGCTTGCTTCTGCTCACCAGCAAAATTGATCCTTAAACCTGAGGGTCTTCTCCTGAATACTTCCCTTTCCCCTGTAGTcctgtggggagtgggggtgggggggcagaccCTGGTGGCTGTCACTCTGTAGTCAGTCCTAGACCGGTGGTTGCACACCTTTCCAGGCTGCTTCTGAGCTTTAATGGAAATTGATGTTTGCAGCTGGTTTCTGATAAATGTGCTCATTTCCTCAATTTCCCCCCATTCATTCCTATTTCACTCAGAGGGCCTCTTCTGTTTAACACAAGCTTCTCACTTACCTATTTATTCAGTCATAGCTGGGTAATTACATCCACAGATCCTAATTGTGAACTGTCCTTACATTTGCAGGACAAAGGCTTCCTAAACATGCCTTCTCTCAGATTGTTCTAGGGTCTATCCCTCAGGATAGCCCCCTTGATCGGAAGAGGCCCATGATTCTTCTTTAAATCATGAGATAAAGATTCTAAAATCCAGGGAGACAGGCCACACAACTCCTCTTATTCTAAATGCTTGTCAAAGCCTGTACCAGCCCTCTGTAAAGTGAGCTGTTGGTCCCGTTGCTGACTTGATTGTTGTCGGCCCTGGAAGGGCCAGGGAGGTGTTCACCTACCCCCTTTTTAAGAGCTCACCTCAGGGGTGCAGAGTGACCCCAGAGTATCAGTGTTCTTCTGAGACCTTGCCGAACAGGCTCCCCTTACTCTTAGAGAAGGATGAGCAGCAAGCATGCTCTTGTTTAGCTATAGCGGCCTAAAGTAGAGGCTTCGTAGATGTCAACTGTTTGCCCTCAGTATAGACAGATACTTGGCTTAAAACTGACAGGCTCAATCTTCTGCTtctaagaagaaggaaaaggtatTACGGGAAATGGTCAGGGTTTGGGCTCCTCCAAGCATGGCCAAGGCTCTTGTGGCAGGTGGGAAGTCCCATCAGGAAAGGAGGGGATCTGGACCCTGTTCTGTGATGTATACATCACCAGTGGACACTAAGACCACTAGCTAGGCTTTCTGGGCCTTCCTCTGTGCCACACCCCACAGGACCTTAAGGACAGTGCAAGGGACAAGAAGCTaatagttgggggggggggggcagttgatGATAATAACCATTATTGGGGGAGGAAGCTGGTGGAGTAAGAaaaggaggggctggggcagagggaagatTCTAGGCAAGTCAGTGTGCAAGAGGGGCTGTGAGCAAGGGTTTGAGCCTTCTAGGAGCTAGAGGACTGATGTGCAGGACAGGGATGAGGTGGGTGGTGAGGCTGGGAAGGTCCCCAGAGACCAGCTCCTGGATATCCTTGGCGTCCCGGGGAATCAGGCCACTAAAATTGGCAGAGACATGAGGTGGCTGCTGCAGTTCTGTGGGTGTGAGGTGACCTGGGGATAGCACAGACCCTGGGGACCAACAAGCTGTAGGGATGAGGGACAAGGAGTAGAGAAACACCTGGGAGAATCCTACCACACAGGGGTCATTGTGTCCCCACTTTGGACAGAaggccttggggcacctgagtcaattaagtgtccaacacgattttggctcaggtcatgatctcagggtggggagattgaaccctgcatccagctgagtgtggagcctgcttgggattctttttccctcctctgcccccaacccactctctttctcaagtaaaccttaaaaaaaaaaaaaaaaaaggccttgttaccattttttaaaagaaaacaaagccagaaaaagaaGTTACCTCCTCAAAGTCTCACAGGCAggaggtggcagagccaggatccaaTCTCAGGTCTGACTTCCAAGCCCCCCTGGAGGAGCCTCTGGTGACATGTACTCGATGTAAGTCAGGGTCTCTAGCTGAGCCAGAAAGGAAATGCTTCAAGGCAGCAGTCTTGCCGGCACATCACCCAGCTACACAGGTGAGATCTGTACAACCACTCGTCAGCCTGCAGACATCAGGGAAGTCCTTGGCTCTGGTCTCACACAAAGGTCCAACAAGACGAGGACAAGTCCTGGGCACCCCGGGAGCCCTGGTGACCCAGGCCAAACACGGCCTCTCCATGCCAGCCATTATCGCAAATCTCCAGCTTCCAGCATATTAGAAGATGCCTCCTTACCACCCCGTGTGGCTCTAGTTCTGCTTGCTGGCAGCCCCTGGAGCCAAGGACTGGGTGCTCTGTCCGTGAATCTTGCCAAACAGCTACCACCTTCTTGTTCATCTTCTCAGAGAACCTCTTTTTCTCGGTACAGACCTGAAACTGAGCTGTGGCATGACCTccaaggggtgaggggaggggacggTGCTCTGGCAAACCTCTGATGGGGGTCCTGCTCCTCAGGTCCAGGGTCAGGGGCTTTCCACCAGCTGCAGCTGCGGGCAGTTTTTGTATCCCTTCTGAGGCTCCAGCGAGGTCACACCCAGGGAATGTGTGTGGCAGGAGTCACTGGAAGTCAGGGGTCCAGTTCCATCTCTGCCACTCAATCCCGCTTTTTGACCTCAGGGCAAACCCCTGCTTGGCACCAGTTACTGACCTCTCAGAACCGTATATAAAGGATGCTGGTGTTCACAAGGCAGAGTGCCCCTCATGAAGGGGTGCAGGAGAAGGGACAGGCACAGTGGCCAAGCCTGCAGGTGGTTCACACGATTGTGccaaacctcagtttccctgccgCCATCCCCACCATCCAGGGAGGTAAGGATGGCATGAGGTAATGCCTGGCAGCCATGCTGGGTGTCAGGACACTTCCTCCCAGCACTGAAATTCTGAGACTGTTAAGGCTGGGGGCCCCTGGAGGGCAGGACGGGGAGGTATGGTGCTACTGCCAGGTTGCTATGGAGCATGGACGGGTCGCAAGCCACTCGGGCTCCAGATCCACCATACTTGGGTTAAATGAAGGGAGGGGCTAACTCTGTATCCTGAGGTCTCTCCTGGCTCAGATGCCCAGGGACCAGTCCTCATGTCCTGCTGGGTGCTGCCTGAACCATGTGGAGATGGACCTGAAAGCAAACCCGTGCCCTCCTGGGTGGAAAGGGCCCAGGCACAAAGTGCCCCCAAACGGATCACAGAACAAAGATTACGATAATGTCAAGTTTAATCTGCCAAATATACAAGTTGGACTTGTGGAGCATGTTTTGCCTGGGTGCTGCACAGTAAACAGAGGTTTCTTGA
The sequence above is drawn from the Canis lupus baileyi chromosome 8, mCanLup2.hap1, whole genome shotgun sequence genome and encodes:
- the ARPC1B gene encoding actin-related protein 2/3 complex subunit 1B, which encodes MAYHSFLVEPISCHAWNKDRTQIAICPNNHEVHIYEKSGAKWVKVHELKEHNGQVTGIDWAPESNRIVTCGTDRNAYVWTLKGRTWKPTLVILRINRAARCVRWAPHENKFAVGSGSRVISICYFEQENDWWVCKHIKKPIRSTVLSLDWHPNNVLLAAGSCDFKCRIFSAYIKEVEERPAPTPWGSKMPFGELMFESSSSCGWVHGVCFSASGSRVAWVSHDSTMCLADADKKMAVATLASETLPLLALTFITENSLVAAGHDCFPVLFTYDSTTGTLSSGGRLDVPKQSSQRGLTARERFQNLDKKASSEGSVASGSGLDSLHKNSVSQISVLSGGKAECSQFCTTGMDGGMSIWDVKSLESALKDLKIK